A window of the Lactuca sativa cultivar Salinas chromosome 7, Lsat_Salinas_v11, whole genome shotgun sequence genome harbors these coding sequences:
- the LOC111906051 gene encoding AT-hook motif nuclear-localized protein 23-like gives MATNNLDLGSTSPFNLQQTLQHRPDLHLQIPQQDSEDDTNQNTPGSGDGSGRRPRGRPPGSKNKPKPPVIITRESANTLRAHILEISSGCDVFESVADYARKRQRGICIVSGSGTVNNVSLRQPAAAGSVVTLHGRFEILSLSGSFLPPPAPPGATSLTIYLAGGQGQVVGGNVVGALVASGPVIVIAASFTNVAYERLPLDEEEAAASSGGGGGGNGNGDGDGGPNHPFPDPSSMGLPFFNLPLNMPNVQLPVDGGGWSGNTASRPPF, from the coding sequence ATGGCTACCAATAACTTAGACTTGGGTTCTACTTCACCTTTCAACCTCCAACAAACCCTCCAACACCGTCCTGATCTCCACCTTCAAATCCCCCAGCAGGACTCCGAAGACGATACAAACCAAAACACCCCCGGTTCTGGTGATGGTAGCGGTCGCCGTCCTCGTGGTCGCCCTCCGGGTTCCAAAAACAAGCCCAAACCACCAGTCATCATTACCCGAGAAAGCGCCAACACCCTAAGAGCTCACATCCTTGAAATCAGTAGTGGGTGTGACGTTTTTGAATCTGTCGCTGATTACGCCAGGAAACGTCAACGTGGGATTTGTATAGTGAGTGGAAGTGGCACCGTAAACAACGTTAGTCTACGGCAGCCGGCGGCAGCTGGATCTGTCGTGACACTTCATGGCCGCTTTGAGATACTTTCACTGTCGGGATCGTTTTTGCCTCCTCCGGCTCCACCGGGTGCCACCAGCTTGACAATTTACTTGGCTGGTGGACAAGGTCAGGTTGTAGGTGGGAATGTTGTCGGGGCTCTGGTTGCTTCTGGGCCGGTGATTGTTATAGCTGCTTCTTTCACAAATGTAGCGTATGAGAGGCTGCCATTAGATGAGGAGGAGGCAGCTGCAAGTAGCGGGGGAGGTGGTGGCGGAAACGGAAACGGAGACGGAGATGGAGGCCCCAATCACCCCTTTCCAGACCCATCATCGATGGGTTTACCGTTTTTTAACTTACCCCTCAACATGCCAAACGTTCAGTTACCGGTGGACGGTGGTGGTTGGTCTGGTAACACGGCAAGTCGGCCGCCTTTTTGA